In bacterium, the sequence TTGGCGTTTAAATTCGTTGGTAAAGGTTCGTTTCGGTTTCATGATAGGTTCCTTTCTGCCCGTTTTGGGCTTTAGGTCCTATCAATAGTCTAACATATAATTACAGTTTTAGGGGTGCAGTCCATATCTAAGTTATCTGTAAGAACAAGTGTAATCAATACTTTATTATTTATAAGAAAATCTTTTACTAATTTGTATTCATTTCGCTTTGTTTCAGGGTCTATGTAAATGCTTTTGTGATCGGCTCCCAAACAAAAATCTATCAACTTTAAAACGGTTGTCTTGCCTACATTATTCCCAGTTGCTCTTTCATTACTATCCGGTGTTTCATCAATAATCAAATTAATACCTTTTCTAAAATAAATTTCACGAATTATTCGCCCCCCACTTGAGATAGTTAATAACCTTAAGAACATAATTCAACATCTCCATTTTTATTTAAAACAGCAACATTTAATAAAAATAACCAATCTAGGCACAATATAAAAACAGGAAAAGTCATGTCCCGATTTTGTTTTACATTTTGATATAAATCCAAAAGATTCTGTGTCGCTTGTTTTTGTAAGGCTTGTAATACAAATGCTCCATTGTAGTAAACACTGTGTTCTGGATGTATATTATCAGGTAGTAACATAATTATAATCCTTAGGATTTTCAAAAATTTTGCATCGAATAAATGCATCTACAACAAGAATATTTACGCAAAGTTCCAATTCATCAATAGGAATTTGAACAAAATTTGCACTTTTTTCTATTATTTCTTTGATTTTATCTATTACGGCAAAAAATAATTCATCATCTTTAAAAGTATTTTTTGCTTTTAAATACTCCTGCTTTATTTTAGCTAATACAGAACTGCTTTTATTTAATCCTTGGGTATCAAATTCTGCATATTTTTTATCAAGCCGGTTATAATGAATTGTATAATCTTCTATTATATATTTTGCACTGTTTAAATTATTATAGGTAATCTTACGCTCAATTTCAAAACTGTCCGTTGTGCTACATTGATCTTGATTGATCCAATCTTCTTTCGATAAAATATTTATAATTGCGGCTAGGTTTGAATCTAATTTAATAACGTTGACTTCATTACCCAATTCTTCATAGATTAAACGATAAATATTTTTTTGCTTATTGATTTCTAAAGTTGAAATAAATTTTAATATCGATGTAGTATCAAATATATCATTTAAAGGGTTAAAAATAACATTATGCGGATTTTTGTAAGTCTTGTTCCTTAAATTGCTTGCGTCTTTTGAAATTGAAATGAATTTAAAATTGTAATCAGGATGTCTTTTTATAATTTCTTTCTCTATTGCAGCTTCTATTTTTTCTTTTGTATTAGTAGCTGAAACCTGTACAATAATTTTGTTTGAATTATCAATCAAATCAATAGCTTCTACATTTTGAAGCTTACTATTTAAATTATTGAGATTCCAGTTGTAGAGTTGGTTAAAAAAATACATATAAAAATTTTCAGAGTGAATATGAAAATCCAAAATATTCAATTTACCTCTGGAATTTATTCTTACAGCAAGTACAGTTTGGCTTTTCTTCAATATAATTATAATATTTTGATCGGTTCATTATCTTATATTTTTCTTATAACCATAAACATTTACTATAAATTAGTCCAGTTATAAACTGTGTCTTCATTTTATTAAATTATCAAGAGATATATCGAACACTTTAGCTATTTTAATAAGTGTTTCAATTTTCGGGTTTTTAATCCCACCGTTTTCCAATTTTATAACCGTATGATAAGAAATATTTGCTTTTCTTGCCAGTCCTTCCTGGGTTAGATTCTTTTCTTTCCTTATTTTTGCCAAATTTTTAAGATACATAAATTCTCTCGACTTATATTACAATACATATTATTCTAATACATAGAATATGATTTCCTAATATGCATATTTTAATCTTAAAGGAGTTACTATGCAAGATAAATCACCGAAAATAAAATGCGCAATTTATACAAGAGTGAGCACAGATAATCAAGCCGAAGTCGAATTTAATTCCTGCGAGGCTCAGGAAGCAAAAATCAAATCCTTTATTGCCAGCCAGGAAAATATGGAACTTTTTAAAGTCTATTCTGATGCGGGTTGGACAGGGGCTAATATTAACCGTCCGGCATTAAGTGAATTGCTAAATGATATTAAACAAAATAAAATCAACCTTGTTGTCTCTTATAAAATTGACCGTCTAACCCGTTCGCCAAAGGATTTTTATCAGCTTATAGAATTATTTGATAAACACGGTGTAGATTTTATTTCGGTTACTGAAAGGTTTGATACTTCGACACCATCAGGGAGATTACTCCGTAATATTATGCTTACGTTTGCTCAATTTGAAAGAGAGCTTACCAGCGAAAGAACAAAAGACAAAATGCTGGAGCGCGCCCAAAAAGGCATGTGGAACGGCGGGATTGTGCCCTTTGGCTATAAAGCTGAAAATAAGAAGCTGATAATCAATGGAGATGAAGCTAAAATTATCCGTTCAATTTATGAAAACTTAAAATGTATTCTAAATTAAACACCGATTACGTTCCTCAATTTATAGCCGCTTTAGTAAAAATAAATCTCCATTAATCAATGCTATTTTCTTTCTTCTTGTCCATCGTTTGATCTGTGCTTCACGCTTCAGAGCTTTTGATCTGGTTTGATAAGTTTCTTTATAGGCGAGTTTTACAGGGGCATTATAGCTGGTATAATGCGCTTTTTTATTAAGATGCTCTTTGAAACGGCGTTCTATATTATTAGTTACACCTGTATATAAAGATTTATTCTTACATTCTAAAATATAAACAAACCACATAATTTTTGTCCCTCGACTGTGGTGAGAAAAATCGAACCACTTCGCTCGGGACACTTCTCCTCGCTTGTGGTGAGTGAAATCGAAACAGCCTGTGAATCAAAATGAAACGGCCTTCTAGCTTGCACTGAGCGAGGCCGGAAGGCCGAGTCGAAGTGGCTCCCCGGGCTGGGCTCGAACCAGCAACCCTTCGGTTACAAGTATCCTTTGAATTTCTTCAAAGCTTGGACTATCTCATTCCCTTGTCCGCCTTGGGCGGGTTTAGGGAGTGGGCGCTTCCCCCGATTTCCATCGGAGTACTCCCTTGCGGGATAGTCTCTGCACGTTTTCGCTTACGGACTCACATCAGCGAACTTCGCTCAGGATTACCTTACACCTTGGCGGCAATCAGGTTTTCCTGAATTCACCCACTTTTTCAACCACGATTTCTCGCGGAAGCTGCAACTTTTTTACAGCCGAATGCTCCACCATTGAGCTACCGAGGAATTATTTTTTTAACACAATTATTAATACTTATCCAATGGCAGGATAAGAATTAATAAAATATTCAAATTTATTTTGTTTTATTTGCTTCTTCAGTAATAGAACACAGTTTCAAAAGCCTGTCCCATTTTTTATCCACATATTCCTGCAGCTCCTGCAAAATATGTTCATTCGCAGGAGTAAAAAGATGGCGGAACCTGCCCTGTTTCTCCAGCCATTCTCTAATCGGCTTTCTTTCTTTAGGATTATAGTTCATCTTATACACGCCGTTTTCAACTTCATAAAGCTGCCAGAAACCTGTTTCCACCGCGAGCCTCGCGAGTTCAATGGATTCCTCTCCAGGATACCTCCACCCAAGCGGGCACGGGGATAGAACGTTAATAAAACTAGGGCCGTCTACTTCTAAAGCTTTCTCAACCTTTTTCATCAGGTCATTCCAATGGCTGGGAGATGCCTGCGCGGCATAAGGTATATCATGAGCCACAACACAGGCTGTTAAATCCTTCGGGTATTCCTTTTTACCATAGGCCTCTTTTCCCGCAGGCGACGTAGTCGTATCCGCGCCGCGCGGCGTAGCGCTTGAACGCTGAATCCCGGTATTCATATACGCTCCGTTATCATAACAAATCACAAGCATTCTGTGCCCGCGTTCCAACGCGCCGGAAAGGCTCTGGAAACCAATATCATAAGTCCCGCCATCGCCTCCAAAGGATATAAACCTTATATCTTCCTTTATTTTTCCTTTTTTCTTTAACGCGCGGTAAGCGGCCTCAGTCCCGCTCAGGGAAGCCGCGGAATTTTCAAACGCGACATGAAGGAAAGAAGATTTCCACGATGTATAAGGATAAATAGTTGTAGAAACTTCCAGACACCCTGTGGCACACGCCACAACCAAAGGATTTTTAGCCGCTTTCGTGACCATACGGCTGACAATCGCCGCGCCGCAGCCCGGGCATAACCTATGCCCCGGTGCTACAATTTCTTCCCTGGCTGATAATTCTTTTAAAGAAGCCATAATTCTCCCAAAATTTGTTTAAGCCGTTTAAACAGTTTGAACCGCTAAATTTATTTATTCCCTCACTCCCACATAATTCACAGAACTCTGCACTTTCCCTGTAAGGTTAATATCCCTGATATTATTGCATATGTTCCATATATCATTAGGGGTTATTTCCCTGCCCCCCAAACCATATACATAATTTACAACTTTTATCTCCGCGTTCCTTCCAAAAAGGGCCGCGCGGACATCATTAAATAAAGGCCCGCCCACTCCGTTAAATCCCAGGGATCTGTCCATTACCGCAAGGACCTTTATTCGTTTTAAAGCCTCGGCCAGTTCTTCCTCGGGAAACGGCCGGAAACATCTTATCTTAATAAGGCCTATCTTATACCCCTTCTCCCTGACCATATCCACAACCGCTTTAGCTGTCCCGGCAGTTGAACCTAAAACTATCAAAGCCAGCTCGGCGTCCGCCATACGGTATTCTTCAAATAATCCATAAGAACGGTTAAATTCTTTTTCGAAAGCCCTGCCTACTTCCTGGATGACTTTTTTCGCGTTAACCATTCCCTCAGCCTGCTGTCTTTTATGTTCAAAATAATAATCAAAAAAATCAAGAGGGCCATAAGTCACGGGCTGTGAAGGATTGATCAAAGGGTGTTTCGGAATGTAATTCCCTATAAATTTTTTGACCTTATCGTCTTCGTAAGTCGAAAGTGTTTCCAGCGCGTGGCTTATTATAAAACCATCCAGCGTAATCATTACCGGGAGCATCACATCGGGATGCTCCGCAATCCTTAAAGCCTGCACCGCGTTATCATAAGCTTCCTGCGAATTCTCGCTGAAAATCTGTATCCACCCGGAATCGCGGCAGCCCATCGTATCGCTGTGGTCGCAATGAATATTTATCGGGCCTGATAAAGCCCTGTTAACCACGGGCATAACAATAGGCAGGCGGTATGACGCCGCGATATAAACTATCTCCCACATATAAGCAAGACCGTTTGACGAAGTTGCTGTCATTGCCCGGACACCGGCGGCTGATGCCCCGATGGTAGCGCTCATGGCGCTGTGTTCACTGTCCATCGTGAGAAACTCAGTGTCCACCTGTCCATTAGCCACATAATCGGCGAATTTCTGCATTATACCGGTTTGAGGCGTAATCGGGTACGCGGCCACAACTTCCGGATTTATTTGTTTCATTGCGTATGCCACGGCTTCATTACCCGTCATTGCTTGGCGCATTATTTCATCTCCTATCTTTTTAAACCAAAAAAACTAAAAACGAAAAAACTAAAAAAACCAATAAAGATTTCGGTTCTTAAGTTTTTCAGTTTTTGGTTCTTCAGTTTCTTACTCTTCTTTCACCATCTTAATCGCCTTTATCTTAGGCGGACACTCTCTGGCACAAATACCGCATCCTTTACAATGATCATAATCGAACTTTTCAATCTTACCGTTTTTCACAATAATCGATGAATCAGGACAATATATCCAGCAGATAAGGCAATTAGAGCATTTTGTAGGGTCGTGGACCGGCCTGAACACACGCCATCCACCGGTTTTATATTTAACGGAATTACCAGGCTCGAGAATCAAACCGCCAATAGGTATTTCCTTCCATTTCTTATTGCTCACCTTTAACCTCCTGGTATGCCCGTCTTATGGATAAAATATTTCCCTCGATTATCTCAGGGCGGAATTTCTTGGAATATTTTTCCTTGAAATCTTTCACAACAACCTCTATATTTAAAGTTCCTGTCGCCCGGACCAGCGCGCCGACCATCGGGGTGTTAGGGATCGGTTTTTTTATGGTCTCGATGGAAATTTTCGTTGCGTCGACAGTAAAAATCTTTTTTCCCTGTAATTTCAGTTTTTCCCGCATTTCTTTAGGGGAATGAGGCGTGTTGATAATAATAATCCCGTCTTCCTTCAGACCTTCCAGCACATCAATAGTACCAATCAGGGAAGGGTCTAAAATTACCACTACCTGAGGGTTTTCTATATTGCTGTGTATATTAATGGGCACAGTATCAATGCGTGTAAAAGCCCTGATAGGCGCCCCCATTCGTTCAGCGCCGTACTCAGGGTTCGCCTGAACATATTTGCCGCCTGTAATTGCTGATTCAGCTAAAAGTTTAGCCGCTGTAACTACTCCCTGGCCGCCCCGCCCATGCCAACGAATTTCTAACATAAAACTTCTCCTGTTAACAATTGACAATTTAGCATTAACTATTGAGCATTTATTGTAAAACTAATTGTTAATTGTCAATACCCAATGCTCAATTGTCAATTAAAATGATAATTATATTATACTTCCCAACATCATGTCAAGTTATTTCACTCCTGCCCTCCATAGCCCTCACGAGGGTCACCTCATCCGCATATTCAAGGTCCGCACCCATCGGAAGACCATGTGCCAAACGCGTTATTTTTAGATTAAAAGGTCTTAACTGTTTCGCGATATACAGGGCCGTTGCCTCACCTTCCACATTAGGATTAATTGCAAGAATTACCTCTTTAATCCCGCCTTTTTTAACTTTTTCCACTAAACTGTTAATTTTAATATCATCCGGGCCAAACCCGTCTAATGGTGAAATTCTACCCAGTAAAATATGATAAACTCCGTGAAACCCCCTTGTTTTTTCAATCGCGATCAGATCACTTGGCTCTTCTACTACGCAAATAACTTTTGTATCCCTGTTTTGGTCGCTGCAGATATTACAAACATCAAATTCTGTCAGATTATTGCAAATCGAACAATAATGAATTTTATTTTTTACTTCCTGAATAGCATTTGCCAATGCATAAGCTTCGTCTTTCTCCGTCTTTAATATAAAAAATGCCAGGCGCTGGGCAGTCTTCGGGCCGACTCCCGGAAGTTTATTCAATTCATTTATTAATCTTTCAAAACTGTCTGAATAAAGTTTCATTTTAAATACAACCCCTCCTTCTTTCATTAGCAATTAACAATTGGCTATTGACAATTGACAATTATATTTATTTTACAATTAAAATTGTCAATTGCTAATTGTCAATGCTCAATTGTCAATTCAGAGCGGGGCTACATCATTCCGTTCAGTCCCGGTATATTCAATCCCCCGGTTAACTTGCTCATTTCAGAAGAAACCATCTCCTGCGATTTTTTTAAACCTTCGTTAATTGCCGCGAGAACTAAATCCTCGAGCATTTCCAAATCGTTCGGATTAACGACTTGCTGTTCAATTTTTATCTGGCGGAGATGCTGCCTGCCATCAAATATTACCTTTACCATACCGCCCCCGCTTGAAGCCTCCACAGTTTTATTTTCCAGTTCTTTCTGTATCCGTTTCATATCGGACTGCATTTTCTGAACCTGCGCAAGCATCGATGCCATTTTATTCATCCAGCCCTTCCTTTCTTAACATATTTTTTTTAATAAAACACTTATTATTTTTATCACCTAACTCTTTTTTTTACTTTTTAGGAAGGGCTGGATTCACCCCAATCCTTCCCATATACTTATGAGGGGCCGGGTTCATCCGGGACCCCTTTTTTATGTTTTGATTTTTTTATCTCAATAATCTCACCGCCGAAAGTGTCTAACGCCGATTTCAAAACAGGGTCTGATAAAATCATTTTTCGTTCACTTAAAAAATCCATTTCCTTTTTTTCTTCTTTTTTCGCCTTTCCTGTGTTTTCCCTGACAACACATTTAATCTGCATACTTTTTCCCGTCAATTCATTAACCGCCATAGATATAAATTTAAGGTTGCTGTTTTCCTCCACACGTTCTTTGTAAAACACATTATCAGGATAAAAGCCCAAACTAAATTCATTGTTTTTTTCATCCACTACTTCACAATGATCCAGTAAGTTCCCGAGCATGACCTTTTTTTCTTTTACCAAATGCACAATTTCTCTCCAGCAAGATTTAATGGGGCGTTTTTCCCCGGATTGAGGCTTGACATCCGCAGTTTGTGACTCGTGATCCGTGATCCGTTGTTCGCTGTCCATCAACCGGGACTTACCCTTTACGATTTGCTCATCCTCCTGCTTTTTGGACGGTTCATGAACCGCCCCTGCAGTTTGGGCAGGCACAAGACCTGCCCCTGCATTGCTCTTGACTGGTGACTGGAAACTGGTGGTCCCTCTTTGCTCCATACCCTCTGCTCTCTGCCCTATGCTTTTCGCCTCTTGCCCCTTGACCCTTACCTCTCCTTCTGCCTGCGTTATCTTCACCAGTGCCATTTCCATAAGAATTCTGGGGTAACTGGAACGCCGGATTTCCAATTCTGTTTCATTTAAAATTTTCATTATCTCCAGCAATCTTTCTTTTGTAAAGGCGTCGCGGTATTTTGCAATATTTTTTACTTGAGCAGGGGACAAATCCGCCAGAACACCGGTATCAGAGCCCGGGACAATAATTACCACCAGGATGTGCCTCAGATAATCAAGCATTGTTTTAATAAACTGGTTCAGATCATAACCTTTTCCCAAAAGCCGGTTCAAAAAAAACAACGCGCCTGGTGGGTCTCTTTTAACGATAATCTCACAAAATTCCTCCAAAATCTTTTCTTCTGTCAGCCCAAGAAAATCCTGGACATCTTTTTTTGTAATTTTTTTCCCGCTGTAAGACACTGCCTGGTCCAGAAGGCTTTGACTGTCACGCATACTCCCTTCTGACGCCTGCGCAATCATATAAAAAGCTTCTTCTTCAACATCCATGCCTTCCTTTTCTGCAATATATTTTAAATGTTTGACAATTTCAGGCACATTTACCCTCCGGAAATCAAATCTCTGGCACCGGGAAAGAATTGTTAAAGGGACTTTGTAGGGTTCAGTTGTCGCAAAAATAAAAATAACATGGGGAGGCGGTTCTTCCAGCGTCTTTAAAAGGGCATTAAAAGCCTCTTTAGTCAGCATATGGACTTCATCAATTATATAAATCCTGTATTTCCCGCTGACAGGCGCGAATTTAACATTTTCCCTTAAATTCCTGATTTCATCTATACCACGGTTTGAAGCGCCGTCAATTTCAATAACATCCATCGAGACACCCCTGGTAATTTCTTCACAGCTTATGCAGGTATTACAAGGGGAATAATCTTTTCTTTTTTCACAATCAAGCGCTTTTGCTAAAATTCTTGCCGCGCTTGTCTTCCCGACTCCCCGCGGCCCTGAAAAAAGATAAGCGTGCGCGATTCTATTCAAAGCCAATGCGTTTTTTAAAGTAAGCGCGACATGGTTTTGGCCGATTAATTCATCAAAATTCTGCGGCCGGTATCGCCGGGCAAGTACTATGTATGACATGTCGCTCCAATAATTAATGTAGGGGCGAGCCGTTGGCTCGCCCAAATAGGGCGATTCACCGAATCGCCCCTACACAAAATGGCATTGCCATGCACCTTATATGGTGCATGGCGGCGCAAGGTCAAAACACATAAAATCTCTATTTATCGCTGCTTCCTTCCGGACCTGGCGAGGTTCATAAATATTTTATCGCCTTTTCCAGGCGCCGCCAAAAATTTTTGCTTCTCAAAAATTTTGTGTAATTAGTAATTTGCATTTTGTAATTTGTTCAAAGTAAGATTAATTGTATCGGAAACATCAGTGAAAATTTTTCCCAAAATACAAATTACACACACAAAATACAAATTTAAAACAAATTTTATTTCTTCTCAATTGTAACTTTTTCCATAACATCGCCAACCGCGATTTTGTGGACAACGTCAATACCCTCTATCACCTGCCCGAAAACTGTATATTGGCCGTCCAAAAAAGGCGCCGGCGCAAGACATATATAAAATTGGCTGCCCGCGCTGTCAGGGGCATTGCTTCTTGCCATCGCGACTGTTCCTTCAAGATGCGGCTTCATATTAAATTCAGCCTTAATAGTATAGCCGGGCCCGCCTGTCCCGTTTCCTTTCGGGTCTCCCCCCTGGATAACAAAACCGGGTTCTCTTCTATGGAATTTTAGCCCATTGTAAAAACCCTTATTTGCAAGCTTCTTAAAGTTATCAACAGTGTTTGGCGCGTCGTCCGGGAAAAATTTAAAAATAATATTTCCTTTTTTTGTCTGGATTACTGCCACCTCCATAGTTTTTTCCTGGGCTTTACTTTCCACTTTACCTCCTTCTTCTGCTGATATCAGATTGGTTGTTAAAAAAATCCCAAACACCAATAACATAGCAATTTTTCTCATGAAATGTTCTCCTCCTTTAAAATTTGAATAACTGAAAATCGATAATCGAAATTTGACCGAATCGAAGATTTGTTCTAATCTATTCTCAACTTTCGATTTTCGATTCTCCGCCATTTTTGCTTCGCAAAAATGGCGGAGAGGCAGGGATTTGAACCCTGGGACCCCTTTAGGAGGTCACACACTTTCCAGGCGTGCCGATTAAACCGCTCTCGCACCTCTCCGAATTTTATCCTATAATCGCCTTAATTTTATCCATTAACTGTTCCTTTGTGACAGGTTTCTGGGCAAAATCCACATGATTTATCTTTTTCAACTGCCTCAGGATGCTTGGGCTTAAAACACTTACCACGAGTATTGGAATATTTTTAATCTTTTCATCCTCTTCTTTTCTGACATGCATAAAAAAAGCGTCACCCGACATGGGCTCCATGATAATATCCAGTATTATTAAATCATATTTTTTCACCTTCAACTGTTTTAAAGCCTCTTCCGCGTTACTTTCAAAATCAAAATTATACTTATCTTTCTGGTCATTGAAAAAAATCTCATAGATTTCCCGCATATCTTTGTCATCTTCAATAATCAAAATGTTTCTTATGTTGTTTTTTGTCATAACCGCCTCCTGTAAGATATTTTTTTCTCAATTGTTTTTTTTATTTTTAGGCAATCTGACTATTACCGTAGTCCCATGGTTCCTGCCTTTTGATTCAATTTCAATCTGTCCCTTATTTATTTCAACAAGTTCCCTGCATATTGTAAGCCCCAATCCTGAACCTTCAACAGCCGCGTGGCGCTTGTAAAATTTATCAAACACCCGGGATATGTCCTTTGCCTCTATGCCGCATCCCGTATCTTTTATACTTATTTCTATATAATCCTTTACAATCCTGCCTGAGACGAAGATTCCGCCTTTATTCGTAAATTTTATCGCGTTATCTATAATATTCTGCATTATAACCGATATATCATTTTTTTCCGCCCGGACAAAATTGGCGTATTGAGGTATATTTATCTCAAGCCCGATCTTTTTCTTATCAAGAAGATACCTGCTCCTTTTAATAATATTATCGAAAACAGATTTTAAAGAAACTTTAGTCTTTCTTTTTTTTAAAATCTTATTGTCTTTTGTTTCAAGCGCAAATAGTTCCAGGATATTATCAATATCTTTATGTAATTTTTTAAGATTTTCCGAAATTATACGGTATGCTTTTTTAATCTGGTCAATCTTATTAAATTCCAGTCCCGCTTTAAACACATCCACGGCCATTTCTGCTATGGCAACCGGTGTTTTTAAATCATGGGAAATATCGCGGATTAAAGTGTTTTTTATATGTTCTATCTGTTTACGTTCCGTGATGTCTGTCATAATGCCGAGTATGGCCTTTTCTCTTTCATAGGTTATTAATTTTGTTGCCAATATTGCTTCAATTCTTTTGCCTTCCTTTGTAATTAAAGAATATTCATAAGGCGGAACATTATAACCTTTCATATGCCTTATAAACGCCTTTTCCACAAGTTCCCTGGATTCCGGCGCGATTAATTTTCTAAAATCAAAACCAGGAGAATAAAATTCTTCTCTGCTATACCCCATGATTTTTTCACATATTTTATTAATATAAACTATTTTCCCTTTTTTATTTATAAATATCTGGTTAGGT encodes:
- a CDS encoding 2-oxoacid:acceptor oxidoreductase family protein yields the protein MLEIRWHGRGGQGVVTAAKLLAESAITGGKYVQANPEYGAERMGAPIRAFTRIDTVPINIHSNIENPQVVVILDPSLIGTIDVLEGLKEDGIIIINTPHSPKEMREKLKLQGKKIFTVDATKISIETIKKPIPNTPMVGALVRATGTLNIEVVVKDFKEKYSKKFRPEIIEGNILSIRRAYQEVKGEQ
- the dnaX gene encoding DNA polymerase III subunit gamma/tau codes for the protein MSYIVLARRYRPQNFDELIGQNHVALTLKNALALNRIAHAYLFSGPRGVGKTSAARILAKALDCEKRKDYSPCNTCISCEEITRGVSMDVIEIDGASNRGIDEIRNLRENVKFAPVSGKYRIYIIDEVHMLTKEAFNALLKTLEEPPPHVIFIFATTEPYKVPLTILSRCQRFDFRRVNVPEIVKHLKYIAEKEGMDVEEEAFYMIAQASEGSMRDSQSLLDQAVSYSGKKITKKDVQDFLGLTEEKILEEFCEIIVKRDPPGALFFLNRLLGKGYDLNQFIKTMLDYLRHILVVIIVPGSDTGVLADLSPAQVKNIAKYRDAFTKERLLEIMKILNETELEIRRSSYPRILMEMALVKITQAEGEVRVKGQEAKSIGQRAEGMEQRGTTSFQSPVKSNAGAGLVPAQTAGAVHEPSKKQEDEQIVKGKSRLMDSEQRITDHESQTADVKPQSGEKRPIKSCWREIVHLVKEKKVMLGNLLDHCEVVDEKNNEFSLGFYPDNVFYKERVEENSNLKFISMAVNELTGKSMQIKCVVRENTGKAKKEEKKEMDFLSERKMILSDPVLKSALDTFGGEIIEIKKSKHKKGVPDEPGPS
- a CDS encoding ABC-three component system protein, whose product is MNILDFHIHSENFYMYFFNQLYNWNLNNLNSKLQNVEAIDLIDNSNKIIVQVSATNTKEKIEAAIEKEIIKRHPDYNFKFISISKDASNLRNKTYKNPHNVIFNPLNDIFDTTSILKFISTLEINKQKNIYRLIYEELGNEVNVIKLDSNLAAIINILSKEDWINQDQCSTTDSFEIERKITYNNLNSAKYIIEDYTIHYNRLDKKYAEFDTQGLNKSSSVLAKIKQEYLKAKNTFKDDELFFAVIDKIKEIIEKSANFVQIPIDELELCVNILVVDAFIRCKIFENPKDYNYVTT
- a CDS encoding thiamine pyrophosphate-dependent enzyme, whose translation is MASLKELSAREEIVAPGHRLCPGCGAAIVSRMVTKAAKNPLVVACATGCLEVSTTIYPYTSWKSSFLHVAFENSAASLSGTEAAYRALKKKGKIKEDIRFISFGGDGGTYDIGFQSLSGALERGHRMLVICYDNGAYMNTGIQRSSATPRGADTTTSPAGKEAYGKKEYPKDLTACVVAHDIPYAAQASPSHWNDLMKKVEKALEVDGPSFINVLSPCPLGWRYPGEESIELARLAVETGFWQLYEVENGVYKMNYNPKERKPIREWLEKQGRFRHLFTPANEHILQELQEYVDKKWDRLLKLCSITEEANKTK
- a CDS encoding peptidylprolyl isomerase, which translates into the protein MRKIAMLLVFGIFLTTNLISAEEGGKVESKAQEKTMEVAVIQTKKGNIIFKFFPDDAPNTVDNFKKLANKGFYNGLKFHRREPGFVIQGGDPKGNGTGGPGYTIKAEFNMKPHLEGTVAMARSNAPDSAGSQFYICLAPAPFLDGQYTVFGQVIEGIDVVHKIAVGDVMEKVTIEKK
- a CDS encoding transketolase C-terminal domain-containing protein, yielding MRQAMTGNEAVAYAMKQINPEVVAAYPITPQTGIMQKFADYVANGQVDTEFLTMDSEHSAMSATIGASAAGVRAMTATSSNGLAYMWEIVYIAASYRLPIVMPVVNRALSGPINIHCDHSDTMGCRDSGWIQIFSENSQEAYDNAVQALRIAEHPDVMLPVMITLDGFIISHALETLSTYEDDKVKKFIGNYIPKHPLINPSQPVTYGPLDFFDYYFEHKRQQAEGMVNAKKVIQEVGRAFEKEFNRSYGLFEEYRMADAELALIVLGSTAGTAKAVVDMVREKGYKIGLIKIRCFRPFPEEELAEALKRIKVLAVMDRSLGFNGVGGPLFNDVRAALFGRNAEIKVVNYVYGLGGREITPNDIWNICNNIRDINLTGKVQSSVNYVGVRE
- a CDS encoding ABC-three component system middle component 6, which codes for MLLPDNIHPEHSVYYNGAFVLQALQKQATQNLLDLYQNVKQNRDMTFPVFILCLDWLFLLNVAVLNKNGDVELCS
- a CDS encoding YbaB/EbfC family nucleoid-associated protein, whose product is MNKMASMLAQVQKMQSDMKRIQKELENKTVEASSGGGMVKVIFDGRQHLRQIKIEQQVVNPNDLEMLEDLVLAAINEGLKKSQEMVSSEMSKLTGGLNIPGLNGMM
- a CDS encoding GIY-YIG nuclease family protein, translated to MWFVYILECKNKSLYTGVTNNIERRFKEHLNKKAHYTSYNAPVKLAYKETYQTRSKALKREAQIKRWTRRKKIALINGDLFLLKRL
- the recR gene encoding recombination mediator RecR, whose translation is MKLYSDSFERLINELNKLPGVGPKTAQRLAFFILKTEKDEAYALANAIQEVKNKIHYCSICNNLTEFDVCNICSDQNRDTKVICVVEEPSDLIAIEKTRGFHGVYHILLGRISPLDGFGPDDIKINSLVEKVKKGGIKEVILAINPNVEGEATALYIAKQLRPFNLKITRLAHGLPMGADLEYADEVTLVRAMEGRSEIT
- a CDS encoding response regulator, with the protein product MTKNNIRNILIIEDDKDMREIYEIFFNDQKDKYNFDFESNAEEALKQLKVKKYDLIILDIIMEPMSGDAFFMHVRKEEDEKIKNIPILVVSVLSPSILRQLKKINHVDFAQKPVTKEQLMDKIKAIIG
- a CDS encoding recombinase family protein; the protein is MQDKSPKIKCAIYTRVSTDNQAEVEFNSCEAQEAKIKSFIASQENMELFKVYSDAGWTGANINRPALSELLNDIKQNKINLVVSYKIDRLTRSPKDFYQLIELFDKHGVDFISVTERFDTSTPSGRLLRNIMLTFAQFERELTSERTKDKMLERAQKGMWNGGIVPFGYKAENKKLIINGDEAKIIRSIYENLKCILN
- a CDS encoding helix-turn-helix transcriptional regulator — protein: MYLKNLAKIRKEKNLTQEGLARKANISYHTVIKLENGGIKNPKIETLIKIAKVFDISLDNLIK
- a CDS encoding 4Fe-4S binding protein is translated as MSNKKWKEIPIGGLILEPGNSVKYKTGGWRVFRPVHDPTKCSNCLICWIYCPDSSIIVKNGKIEKFDYDHCKGCGICARECPPKIKAIKMVKEE